The nucleotide sequence TATTTTGGTTTCAGTTTAATCTTGAGAAGATTGGAGTAGGCAATAAAACCATTTGGTTGGTCACTAAGGTtcttaaaagagaaagaaggatACTAACCCAGCATTTTCCCTATCCCCTTCATGGACATAGATATAAACTTTATCCATTTATTGACTGAAGTTCATTTCTTGATGTAGAAACATGGAAGGCAATCACCGAATCCATGAGCTTTGCTGCCTTTTGCCAAAGGATGGGCTATTGGATGCCACATTTCCGAATTTAGACCTTCAGGGCTTCACCCTTtgaaataattattgttttgaCTTTCAAAATCAAGAAGGTTAGGCCAAAATAGTGCATGTCCTTGCTTTGAGATAGCTTTTCATATATGAACacatttgttttgaattttatttttagatcaCAAAAATGGAAGCAGGGATCATCTCATTCACAAAAGACAACTCTTGTCGACTTGATATATGTTCCTACTTTTGAGactaataaatatatatatatatatatatatatatatatatatatatatatatatatatgcaagcTGCTACCTCAGTGCAGCTTCCATTGGGGTCTTAGCATTGgtgattgaattttatttttatatcacaaAAATGGAAGCAGAGATCATCTCATTCACAAAAACAAAAGCAGATACCTTTCTTCCTTCCCGTTTTAGGTCTGCCTCAATTCTTGAAAATCTCATGATCTTCATTTTCATGTATATTCTTCTCTGTTTCCTTGATATCTACTACTGCATTGCATTCACATTTATGATTACTTATTGATAGAAAATGACTGATCATGATAGGACTAATTGGATTTGGTAGATCAGAGGCGTTTGTATAATTGTTTGCGGTGTTAGTGATTGTATGGAAACTAGACATACGCAACATCCATTTGAATTTTaagtttgttttaaaaaattacaggtaaattttccttgaaattcCAATAATTTCAATCGATAATTTAATTAGGCCTGTTAATGAACTGAAATTATAACTAATATTATACCCAACTATTTGGATCTCAACTTTGAACAACacgtgaaatgaaaacccaccTAATTCCCAAACAGGCCCTTGTCCAGGCGATCACGGTCCACCAGATACGCAAATCCATAAGCCATATTCATCAGCGTCGCCTCATGCATCTCCGGCGTCGCCGTCGCCGTGGCGTCCGTGGAGAAGAACACCCTAAAGCCCCTCACAAACGCTTCACGCGCCGTCGTCTCGCAGCACAGGTTCGTCATCACCCCCGACACGATGACCTCCTCCACGCTCCTCTCCGCCAAGTACTCCTCAAGGCGCGTGCCCCTGAACGCGCTGTATGTGGTCTTCTCCACCACCTTGTCGGTGGGCATTCGCCCGATCTCCGACATCAGCTCGGCCTCTGTCGTCCCGTCCAGAATAAGGTCGCCGCCCCACCACTCGCCGAGCATGGCGTGGTCGGCGGGGGACTTGTGGGAGTGGCGCGTGAAGATTACTGGGATGGAGGCTCGTCGGCAGAGGGCGATAGTGGTGGTGATGGCGGGGATTATGGGTTTGGCTATGGAGGAGAAGTAATTCTGCATATCGATTACTAAGAGAACCGAAGTTTTAGGGTTTGGGTTCCGTTTTCTGATGTCGTATTCCTTGTATGAACCACGCCAGGACGCCATAGCCATTTCTGTTAACCCTCAAAGACCTCGGCTTGCTAACTTTGTTATTGATGAGTGTTGTGGAGTTAATTACCCATTTACCCTTTATTCTGGGTTTTTCTAGAGCAACAAAAATAGGATTCTTTGGTGGAGTTATATTTGCATCGCACAATTTCTCTTGACATCCTCCCTTTAATGAGATTCCTAaactaattttatcatatttgatttcactataaaaaaaatataaaagaaaatttaatataattaaaatagatttgaatttaataaattatttttatatatttctttaaacctattttacttatttctataaagattaaataattttaaaatatataaatttttaacaaattttaattatgtaatattttcttttacacTATTGATGATAAAagcaaatataagaaaatcattttcttaagattatatttggttcaaaaaaaattgagggaaaatgtcaggaaaaatggaaagaaagaaaaaaaattatttccttaaacttttatgaatttttctaaaatttttcattaaagtacattcgatgtgggatgtcacaacccccccccccccccccccccccccccctcctcccCTCCTCCcctcctctcctctcctctctcttcccaTGGAGACAACATTCTCGTTATGTACCATGAGATTACagggtcaaacaaacaaacacccccTATGGGCCCAACAAACCTCCACACCGAGATCGAGGATCGGCTTTGATACAATTTGTAACGACCCGTACCCAACCGTGTAAATATTGTCCACTCTagacccaaaggggccctcacgtctttaaaatgcatctacatgattaagaggagttcatacttatatagcaccGATAACTTTCCTCCCTATCCGATGTAGGATGTCAAAATAACATTAGAAAGTTAtagatcaaaatttattttgaatgacttgactagttttttctttacatataattatattttttgtataactTTTTTACTAagtaaataaactttaaattaaataaaacttatgtTTCTTTGATTGAGCTAGTGGTTAGGAATAGGGTCTAACGACGAGCTATATCGATgtttaggaaaattttggagGAGGTGGACATACTGATACTAATTGGAGTCTAATCTTTGAAGACCTATATAACCcaaagctaggtttcatggatatttatGTGACCAATGTGTTTCTTTTTCCactttagcttcataggattttcggatgcatccacaccactcactgtgcactttagttgactactGAGTGCTGAGAGTTGTGAGAGCTTttaccataggaaaccccttgggatgtgaaggtagtgcatgtgtggaggtaatGATAGCAAAGATTGTTGATAGACCATTAGAGAGATATCAGATATAGATGATTTGGAGGAGTTTATAGCCAAGGATTGCTGGACATGTGGTTGGAGTACCTTTTACAGACTTTGGATCTTTGATTTCAGCACTGTATGACGTGGATGATGGCATTTCGAGAGGGTTATGGTTTGATTCTTCCCCTGTTGATGCTAAGGGAAAGAAACCAGTTGAAAGACAGAGGTCAAATGTAGGCACTATTACTTCTACTAGTCAGAGGCCTCCCAAGCGTCATTAGCTAGTTTCACAGCCTGTTGAACTTACCCTTCTTATTCACCTCACCAATATAGGCCACAGGCGCCTCTTCAGTCGTATCATCAGACTTACCCGTTTTCCACACTAGTACAGTTGTGTTATATAGTACCGGGCACAGAGAGGCCTCTAGTTTCATACCCTGCTCTAATACAACCATGGTATGCAACATAGATCACATAGAGACCTTCAGTTTTATACCCTAGACCCAGGGCTCCACAGGCATATGCTCCATTTGCTTTAAAGACACCTAGATAATTTTCATAGTTAGGTATGTCATTGAGCTAGGCTCTTCAGAAGCTCACAGATGTTGGATTATTGACACTTCTTGCTCCTAGGCCATTGCTTCATCCTATTCCGCCATAGTTTAGGATGGATTTACATTGTGCATATCATCAAGGGCCAAGACATGAGACCGATCATTGTACTGCTTTGAGGCACACTATCCAGGACTTGATAGATCAAGGTTTGTTTCACATGGGTAAGCCAAATGTAACCACTAACCCTCTGCTAGCTCATACTTCACATGCAGTCTTTCCGCCAGCCGGTGGTATACATTTCATGGATTTCACTAAGCTGGATGATCACATTCACATGCTAAGTTGGGATGATTCTGAGCTAAAGCCTATAGTAGTGGATGAGAGCCATGAGGTTGATGGAGTGATCTCAAACCCACAGGCGTCTGTACCATTTAAACTAGTTCCTGACACACCACCAGTGCAGTTGACTACGGTTGGGTGTTGACTCGCCCATGCTATAACATTCAATCTTCGTTTATATTGAGTCGAGATCCTAATGAGACAGTTACTCAGGATGTTCACTATGTCATCTGTGAAGGCAGGGTGGTACGACAACAGCCTCCCACAGTTGCTAGACCTTTAGACGAGAGGATGATGATATTTTGAGGTAGCTCTAGAACACTCAGGCCCACATCTCTATTTGGAGTCTTTTGGCATCATCTACATCTCATCGGGAGGCACTTATTAGGACGTTGAGTCAGATATGAGTTGAGACATCTACCTCCCCTGAGGAATTAATCCATATGTTGACAACTGACAGGGCCACGAGCATTGTCTTTTCTACTTATGATTTACCCTATGGGGGTTCTTACCATACTCTACCCCTTTACATTTTTGTTGGCTATTTTGGGCATCGAGTTCCATC is from Vitis riparia cultivar Riparia Gloire de Montpellier isolate 1030 chromosome 10, EGFV_Vit.rip_1.0, whole genome shotgun sequence and encodes:
- the LOC117923977 gene encoding nicotinamidase 2-like, with translation MAMASWRGSYKEYDIRKRNPNPKTSVLLVIDMQNYFSSIAKPIIPAITTTIALCRRASIPVIFTRHSHKSPADHAMLGEWWGGDLILDGTTEAELMSEIGRMPTDKVVEKTTYSAFRGTRLEEYLAERSVEEVIVSGVMTNLCCETTAREAFVRGFRVFFSTDATATATPEMHEATLMNMAYGFAYLVDRDRLDKGLFGN